The nucleotide window TTAAAAGCCTGTTCACTTTGCCTCCCAGGGTGATGAACACATTATCAAAGTGGCCTTTCACAACAGAGGCTTGGAGAAGGATGCTTACCGCAACATGTCAGGGAAGGTGAGAGAAAAGAGCATGAAGACAgcagcacatttatttttactgtttatggTTATAGAGTCCAAACACTGCTTATATCCTCCGAGAGGAGTTCTCAACCTCATGTCATTGCCCTTTTCTCAGGCGGCCATTTCAACACTGGACCAGAGGGTGCTGTCTAAGATGAAGCGTCTCAATGTCCTAAAACACACCACCCAGACATACCAACGCCACCTGGAGGAGGTGAAGACGGAGCACCAGAGAATGAAACCAGAAGGCAGCAGCGGAGCACAGTCTGCTGACTCGCGGGCTCGGAACAGAGAGGAAGATGCCATGGTAGTAACGTCAGGCTCACGTAGGGATCAGCAAAACATGATAATCGTAACTGTTATTTTTACTTGGTGTTCACTTGATGCACTTAGATAAAACTTTGTGAACAATGCTTTCTATATCTGTGTCTTCAGAAATTGCGGGCACTGGAGAACAACTTGGAGAAGACCCAGTTTAAATGCAAAGAAGCTGAGAACATCATGACAAACTATCTGAAACTCAAAAGTCACATGCAGGTTAGCCCAAAACACATGTTTGCTTTTTACCCTCAGCATAATTAAATTCAACTGCATGGTGCACTACACACCCTTATAAGAGTGAAAAGCACTTTTATGCCATTtgtgttttgtacatttgtttggTATGCAGAAACAATGGATGGTGTTTATTACAGTGCTCTGCAGGTTAATGGCCTGTGATGGTGGCCGACACTTTGTTGTACCTTTGATAAGggattctgtgtttgtgttatgtaAACGTAAAGTGAGACTTCCACACTGAGTACAGTACTTCCTGTCCAAGGCCTCATTTGACCTTTTTAACTCACCCTTCATTTTTGCATTCCGGAGATTTTTGAATTATGGCCAAATATTCCCAGTGGTGGACAGTGTCAAACCATCTTTTTATCTCTCAGGAGGAGAGTCTGACTTTCCAGGGCCAATTGGACAGTCTTGAAGGAGAAATCTTGAAGAACAGAGAAGAACTTCACAACCTGCAGGTCATGAACAGCGAAGCCCAGCTCTCTAAAGAAACTGCTAAGGTGACCTGCAGCCTCCTCTGCCATGAAATTACAACATGCAGTGCATGTCACTAGTCTGTCTTTACTATCAACTTTAATCACTACTGATATTAGTTAAATGCATCTCTTGTACAAACACCACAGGGActatttcattgtttatttaatgtaactGTGTCCTTTGCATTTGGATTCCTAAACTGTGTATAAGCAGCATTAGCAAAGGAGAATATTAGTGAGAAAATTGTTTTCTCATATTTTCTGTTCTGGTACTGAAGTTCCTGCTAAAGTTGCACAGCCACAAATAGAGATACATAACTGCCAAGAGGCAGAAATACTCTTCACAAAAGCTACTGTGTTTGATTACGGAGCCTTCTAAGCCAAAAGAAATGTTAAACCTCTATACTGACTTTAAATTCTGGATTGTAATACTATTTGTCtcactttgtttctttctctcctttgcTTGTTTCCTTCGCTCCTTCacactttcatttccttttcttattCCTTTCCAGGTCGAgttacagcagcaggaggaactGCTCTACAAGGAGCGCAAAGACAGAGAGCGTATTATATCAAGCTACAGGAAAAAGGTTGAGGAGCGTAAGGCCCAGGCTGAGAAAGTCGACAGAAGGGTGAGATAAAAATAGAGGTTTATACTGTGTGTCTGATTGCGGTGGTGTTTCCTCTTTTGATCACCCACATAAGCATTCTTGTTGGCCATGTGAACTTATGATTGAACATTCAAGTACCTGAATGACATCAAAAAACATGACTACAGAAGGGCTTCAAAAGCAGTCACCAGCTTTACTATCTTATATTTGgtcaaaataaaactttattcaaACTATGATATTCtctgtgaaaatataatttatggTTGGAATGGTTATAAACTTTGCTCCCTGTAGGCTCAGAGAGCTGCCATGCAGCCAGATGAGCTGAGCAGTGAGGCCCAGCGCAGCACCACCAGGATGGCAGGTGAAGAGGAGAAAACCATCTCTACTTTTGAGGAGGCCTTCCAACGGATCAAGGAGGCCACGGGAGTCACAAATATACAggtatgaatgtgaaaatagaAGGATTCACTCCTTCATGTGCCCATACTTtacatgcatattttatgtGGTGACTATCAGTGTTTATATATCCACAAGTTTCTTCATTTGTTATGTGTGTAGGAGATAGTGGAGCGTTTTATCTCACAGAAGGAGACACACCAACATCTGGAGAAGCTGAAAGAAGAGAATGAGAAGGTGTTGCTGCAGCTAAAGGAGCAGAAGGAGCTCTTGTACCAACAGTTCCAAGAGATGAGATACTCTGGGGAGGCTAAACTCTCCAGGTGAGATGCCCAAACTAACAAAGACATTACAAAGACGCCTTAAAtccatatatttcatatttcatgcaATATATGCatacaatatacaaaatatgatatatgatatatgataatAGTCTATTTAAAAATGATAGAATCATCCCAGAATAgtttcatcattcatcatatGAATTTAGGTACTGACTATCTGTCACTATCTGTATCTATTGAATTAATTGTGAATCTACTGTAGCTGTACGGAGAGCTATGGAGGTAATGTCAGTGTGTAATTTTAACTACTTATCCTAAATAATGTGGATTgtcaaatttaagaaaaaaaaagaagtatctAATGGCCTCCTGCTCTACAACTCACCTACCACCCTCACGGTCTATGTGAACTGTATTAATGTTTATTCTGAAAGCTTTTTTCTCTGTGGTTGAATTAGTGACCAGCAGATGTTGGAGGAGTGTGAGCAACAACTGGAGGCTGAACAGCAGAGGTGTGATTCAGCTAAAGAGAACCTGGATTGGCTTGTTAAAACCCTCAGTACTGTCCGAGCCGGAGGGGAGCACCTTGCAGACAAACTTCAGCACATCACGCTGGTAAAAACTGCAAAACTATTAGGTTTAACTATGgcttcatttctttatttctgaacTGTTCTGGCCATTTCTCTGTTCTCCCTCCAGAGTGAGGACATTGTGCCTGAGGTGTCTCCAGACTCCGATGAGTTCGTGGTGGAGTTGATCAACCAGTGTGAGAAGAAGCTGCAGTTACTCCAAGAGGAGCTTCAGGGAAAGGATCAGAGTGCTATTAtgaaggagatggaggaagaggaggtgagacaaacacaacaacacttAACCAGGGGTTTGAAATACAGGTTGTGAATTTAGTTAGGACATCATGTACTCTAGTGACAGGTGTGTGGGAAGGGCACGGGTCGATCATTAGATGAGTCATATTGTACAGTTTGCAATCATTATCAGAGAATGTTGGCATATGAGCGATACTACGAATGTAAATATGTGGCCAACATATTCACGCTAATAAACATGTCTGTGGTTGATGAAAGGAAATTGTTTGGGAACATCCTTCAAAAAACTAGTTAGtatgaaatgtctttttaaatattgacaTTTGATTCCGAGAATCGGTGAGTAGTCTCCTCTGTCAGAGCTGTGTATCAGCTTGAACTTTGAACCAGGTGACAATGAGTGCTGTCAAGGTACACAATGAAGCATGTCAGACTCTTATTTAAGCCCAGAGTAATAGTAATGAACGCAGCATGGCCGAGTGTGCTGCTGTGCTTGCATATTATCTAAATGGAAAAGCAGGCATTAGAACCACCTGAAGTGTTTGCTCTTGATTATTAACGCTCGATAGCACCTTCTCTATTTGAGAACACAGAATATCAGAGTGTACCAGAGGAAACACGCAACAGCCTGCCTGCCATTCACTAATGACATTGACTGCTTTACCCTCACATACATTTTTAGAAGGCATAATCTTTCTAACTGACGTAACTCTGAGCTGATAATTTTAAAATCAGTGCGGCAGTGTTTGCCTGTCTGAATATGCTTGGCTGTCAAACGACCTGCACCTCTATCATAAAGGACAACGACAGTCTGGAAAAGACCAGTCTAAGACTGGTCATCATATCTGTTAGAGGTCTGATTCAATTTTAAACACCAGGGACAACGATGGTTACTGTATAGGTCCAGGACTGTATCTGTCTGTCCCTAACAAAGTCTAAAGATTAGAGTGTATTATAATGTTGTCAGTAAACTGAAGCAAAACCATAAAAATAGACCTAAATAAATTCAGATTTTATGGCAAATAAGGGATTtcatagataaaaaaaaaaaaaaaattgtataaattttacatttacagaaatagaatacttttctttctgttgagTCTGTAACCACtggatgtttttaatgtgtctgtgtgctgcaCAGTTCTTCGTCCGGATTGAAGGGAAACTGCCAGCTTACAACACACGTGTCAAGCTGCCTGAGGACCAAAAACTGGACCTCTTTGACAACGGTGAGTTgggcagccacacacacacacacacacacacacacacacacacacacacacacacacacacacagacacacacacacacacacacacagagtgaattTTCTTTGTTTCGAACTTTCACTGTTTGTGTCTCAGAGGACGAGAGTGAAGAGGATGAGGCTGACATCATCTCGCGCGAGGCACTGAAGCGTCAGTCTCAGCTGATCATTGACTCCAAGTCCAAGAAAAAGccctggaagaagaagaagggcaAGTTCTGATCCAACCCTACAGTCTGTGAAGAGAAGACACTCACAACTTGGTTTTCGTGTCAAATGAACTCAGGTTTAGGACAAAGGGACGATAAATATCTCAGTCCTccaatatttctatatttatccATTGAATCCTGATGTCATCACTGTGTGTTAACAGGAGCTATAAATAATGGTAAATTTTAAGTACATCATTGgcaaataaaaatagattttcaaATATGTTGGAAGATGTACacagtagtattagtagttcATATACATGAATAGAtatgtttgtgtctttaaagcAGGTTACTTGTTATAAAGTTGAGTTTGTTTTGACAACAGTAATGTTCTCTGGCATGTGTCACTGTTGCACCAACACTTTTTTCTCCACCCTTTTACTGGGAGGACgacaaaaacagtcaaaacatttctttcacttgtttttttttttttttttttaccataaaaaGCTGTAACAGTATGCGAGAGAAATATGTAACATGTGCTTAAAGATTTTCTCTACCATTGTCCTCCATTTTGAATATAATGGCTTTTGTCTTACATACACAATGCACTGAAAACCAACACCTGTGACAAACTGAGCTTTCATTCATGGCTGAATTACATCAAACTAAAGACATGATTAGTCCCAGTATAAAATATGATACAGAGCTGCAGGCTAAACCTTCCCTGTTTGGACACATGTAGCACCAACTCCTGAACTAGTTCTGCTATGCTATCTCAACAAttgttcttcctctttctctaaAAGCTTTACTGTTGGTAGAGCCAGCTCTTGCATGTCAGGTGGATTGTCTTGTTCTATCATAGAGTTGTCAGTAGAGCAATAATTCTTCATACCAAGAAGTAAGACCTCGGTGATGTTTGCCCTCTTTAGTTGTCTGTATGACAATGATTACTTTGTCACACCTGGTTActacagcagctgcagcagcgaGTGAATGACTTACAGAAAATAACCAGACAGACCACTTTTAGTCCTTTGGCCAACCCATTTAATCATAAgaataatgtgtatgtgtgtgtctgcacgcAGTCTGTTCCATGAAAGCCTAAAATTACCACAGTAGTGATTGTAATCTTATCTGTAGAAGGTTTCATGTCACATTCACTTCCAGTATTCcgttttttatattttccttgACAGTCAGCATCTGATATCTGCTCCTCTATCTAAACCCATGTAGTGTCAGTAGTTTTAGCATATTTTTAAACTGAGTAAATTACCTGTAAAATTCAGAGTAACCAGTgactaatacattttttgacgGCCAACATATTTGATATAGCTGTCACTTGCCTGTTGTGAGAGAGTTTCATTTCTTGTGATCATCTGTGCCCTTTTCCCTGCTGTCATCGTCACCTCATGAATTTGCCTTTATAAATTTAACTTGTCCCATTCCAGCAAATATGCCAATATGTAGTGTTTAACCtccagttttattattttaaaagccAGCCTGTTGGGCTTGAGACACCTTCATAATGAAGTTAAGTCTACTTGTGACGCCACATCCCAGGTCATTGCCTTATTTAGTGTGTGGATGTGAGTTACTGGATGAATGAGCGATtcaaacataattattttttcttctcggattgtttcatttgaagaaTTTGTGGAGTCCTGAAGAGGTGAATATCTTTCTTGTGTTTTACATGTAGAAAGGCAAAAATAAGAGAAACTGATTTTGATTGTTTCCACAGGTTAGGAGTCACATATTAAGACCTTTATTCGACAATAAAACTCTCCACTGAGGTGTCTGCAGATAATTAAATAGTAGATTCTGTCATTAACACTCAGTTGAAGGAAGGTAACAATTCTGGGCTCCAATTGAAATTGaagtgtattttattaatattggGGTCGGTATTTCTCAGCTGTGGCTCTGACAGACCGTAGAAATGGAGAATGAATTTACAGCAAACATACAATTAATTGACCCCCTAAATTGATACATAAGATAGAAAGTAAGAAACTGattctaaaataaaaacttgattTGATTCTGCCATAAACAACTTGCACATAATACACTTCAACTACTCACAAAAGAAAAGtatgacaacaaaacaaaaaagaaaaacacagattcaaTCCAACATGTGACAAAAATGTATAACATGTACTAAActattaaatacaacacaaaacagtttaatttaatcAGACAGTTATAGAAATCTAGTTTAGGAGCTCATGTTGGGCAGAATATCAACTTATCCAGTAAGAAATAAGGGGACACCAGTAACGAGTGATCAGCACatattttattggtgtatttttttaaccGATCGACCAATCAGTAATAGGAGGCGGCCCTTAGCTTCCTGCTGCAGAGTTTGAACAGCTGCCAGCAGCGTGAGTGGCTTTCCTCAACATCTCCTGCCAGCAGGCCTTCAATTAACCATGAATCTGCAGTCTGTGTGGGCTTTACATCGTGTCCATGTCACGCTTTCATACGCTCAGCTATTAACTATGCACTGCAACCCAACAGCAGGTAAGAAATATGAACGCAGCTCATCAGCAAACTTTTCCTCATAGTGATCAGACGAGTTTCAATTAGCGCAATGTGTACCCTGAATATATATGAATGAGATTTCTGCGCACTTTCCGTAAGCTGTTTGTATGATCAAAGTGAAAATGAGGGCAGGAGGGTTTATTCTAATGTGGGGGTCAGTGAACTGGAATGATGGGAGgagaaatacaatttaaatggGACTTGATTATATCTCAGTACAGACTCACAGGGAGGAGGCctttccaacacacacacacacacacacacacacacacacacacacacacacacacacacacacacacacacacacacacacacacacaccgacatacactgacacacatgcgCGCAGAGCATCATCCACCCACTAACACAAAGAACAATCAGTGCTCAGTTTCACACTGCCTCTCTAAGTGCTGCCTGCTGGGCAAATGCAGCTCTAAACATGCTCTTCATCAGGATTCAAGATAAGCAAGTTTACAGTAAGTAACATTATCTTTTCTTAGGATCATATTTAGtgagatagaaaaaaaagaattgttcTCTGGGATGCTGTAGAATAAATATCAGTTCTCAAGCTATGATTATTTGTGAAttgaacatgttactgaattTTGTACCAACAAGGAATGTATTTTAGGGTTGTATCGATCATCTAAGTTATATATTTTCTGTATCTAATCACAGTTTTcatatattgattgatttttttcatacTGTGATCATCTGTTTTTAAGGATGAAcctcttgtaaaaaaaaaatatgtcaaatgtacGCTTAATGAATACTACGGTACAGATTTGGTTCTTACCAGGTATAAAGTTGAGTTTCTACTAGAGAAGATTCCTCAAGCTGTTAATACAAATAGATTTTAATCTATGTTGGTTGAgcttgttctttgttttgggGATTTACGTGCTCGTCATGAAGGATTATATATAGTTCATCATGATTTATGTCACTGTGTTGTTACGCTGAAAACTTAAATCCTTTCTCTGTTCTAACACGGTAAACCTAATCAAGATTTTTTAATTCTCAAATTCACCTACGCAGACTTTCTTTTTACACTCATCTTTGTTTGAGGAAGTTCATTGTTTAATGGCTGCACAGCAGGAACCTGCTGACATGGATGCTGCTTTTGATTATTGggattaacatttttaataag belongs to Scomber scombrus chromosome 2, fScoSco1.1, whole genome shotgun sequence and includes:
- the odad3 gene encoding coiled-coil domain-containing protein 151, with product MPFAADTIKPPLHDQIAEMQRKIQLLEGDRAAYYESSQSTIKKNRESVCQLRQENKRLYKKVAEAKAGDEHIIKVAFHNRGLEKDAYRNMSGKAAISTLDQRVLSKMKRLNVLKHTTQTYQRHLEEVKTEHQRMKPEGSSGAQSADSRARNREEDAMKLRALENNLEKTQFKCKEAENIMTNYLKLKSHMQEESLTFQGQLDSLEGEILKNREELHNLQVMNSEAQLSKETAKVELQQQEELLYKERKDRERIISSYRKKVEERKAQAEKVDRRAQRAAMQPDELSSEAQRSTTRMAGEEEKTISTFEEAFQRIKEATGVTNIQEIVERFISQKETHQHLEKLKEENEKVLLQLKEQKELLYQQFQEMRYSGEAKLSSDQQMLEECEQQLEAEQQRCDSAKENLDWLVKTLSTVRAGGEHLADKLQHITLSEDIVPEVSPDSDEFVVELINQCEKKLQLLQEELQGKDQSAIMKEMEEEEFFVRIEGKLPAYNTRVKLPEDQKLDLFDNEDESEEDEADIISREALKRQSQLIIDSKSKKKPWKKKKGKF